A region of the Bacteroidia bacterium genome:
GTAGAATTAGATAAAGAACTCAAAACCCGCTTGATAGACATAGGAATCTGCACTGTTTTAGCTCAATCAGGATATTTTGTACTACAGGGTAAAGATGAGTTTAATTTTCCTGTTTATGAAGCTAAACAAGCTTTACCTAAGCTTTCTTACAAGGAGCAAGAAGTTCTACTCAAACAGCACATTATTGCCTATCTGAAAAGCATAGATTTCTAAACTTGATTAACGGTCAGAAAGTAAGTTGAACGGTTACATAAAAAGCACGCCCATCAGCAGGTATAATTCCTGGTCCTGGATAAGCATCTGCTCTGCGAGTAAAGTAAGATGCGTTCAGCAAGTTGTTAATACTGAATTCGGCACGCAAACATTTCCACTGATAAAAGAGAGATACATCCACTACTGTATAGGCGGGAATAAGTCCTTCTACGGCTGTAGCAGTACGAATGGCGTTAGTAGCATCAGAAAAGTGCTGCGCAGTGTAAGCATATTGTAAACTTGCACCTATTTCCTTGTATCGTAGAGTATTTCCTAAGCGAACAACTACGGGCGGTACCATTTCCACTTTTTTGTTTTGGATACTTTTGTCTTGCGTACCTACATACCGCGCATCTACAAAAGAAAAATTAGTAAAAATGTTGCACTGCCAAGTTTGAATATTAAACAGTTGTAATATGTTCAATTCTGCGAAGGCTTCCACGCCTTTATTAACGGCATTAGCCACATTTGTACGAAGACGATAATCATTGAACAAAATAGTATCTGTACGTAGCACTTGCCCAATTTTACCTTGGTAGTATAAGTAAAACAAGGTTAGTTCGTAAAAGAAAAAGTTATTTTTGCTTCCCCTTATCCCTATATCCGCTGTATAGCCTTTTTCATCACGGATGTTCGGATCAACTTTCAAGTTTGGATTGTTAATTCGCAGGTCAGAGAAGTTGATAGCCCTATAATTCTGTGAGACATTAGCATAAAATTCTGCCACAGTACTTGCTTTGTAACTCAATCCCAAGCCTGCTAACATAAAATTTCTCTTTCGTTCCGTTTTTTCATAAATTTTTTGCTCTACTAAAATGTTACCTGCACCATCTTTAACGTACAGTTTGTAATAACCTTGGGCAAGCGTGTGAATATATTCCCATCTCAAACCTGGGGTAATGCTTAATTTGGAACTGATGTTAAAGATATTTTCTACAAAAATTGCAATATTGTTGCTCGGAAAAATATAGTCTGAATTCTCCAAGTTATCAGGATTTAAGTATGTAAAGTTAGGATCTTTGCCTGCTGTGCCTAGTCCTTGTTTAGATTTTGTACTTCCCCTGTACATACGTGCCCCTATTAAGAAAGTATGTTTTTGTTGTAATAGAGTATAGTTATGTAAAAGCCGTGTTTCGTTGCCGATATTTTTGAATATTCCTTCAATTACAGTTCGTTCCTTACCAAAATCTATCATGTTAATTCTTTCCAAGTTCCCTACGGCTTTTCGGTTAGCAAACAGACCAAAATTACGGACATTTATTTGAGTGTTTTGATTTATTTTGTACGTAGCATTAAAAGAAGCTAAATTCCAATCTATACTAAACCAATTTCGTTCCCTGAAAGATTGACGAGGATTGATTTGAAAAGCTCTATCGGTTAAGCCCCCTGGCTGTTGGGCAAGGTAAAACATTTTGGTAAGTTCAAGATTGAAAGACAGGCGTGTACAGAGTTGGTAGTTTAATGAAGCAAAAGCATTGTGCGAATAGAAAGTTGAATTAGGTCTGTATCCATCGGAGCGTTTGAATTGATAGTAAGTGTAGTAGCTAAATTTTTGTATAGTGCCCGAGAAACTGCTAAAACTATTCCAAAAGCCCCAAGAACCTGCGGATTGGCGCAGTGTGGCTAAAAGCTTTTTTTCTTTTTCAGGTTGTTTGAAACGGAAGTTTAACATACCACCGAATTGTGTACCGTACTGTAAGGATGCAGCACCGCGGATGATTTCTATTCGTTCCAATGCTTCTGTGGGGGGAGTGTAATAAGCTTCAGGATAGCCTAAGGCATCAGCGGATATATCGTAGCCGTTTTGTCTTACATTAAAGTTAGCCGTTCGGTTAGGACTTAATCCTCTACCGCCGATGCCGAGTTGTAAGCCTGCTTGATCACTTTCCCATACATTCAGACCTGTGATGCGCGCATACACTTGGCGAGGATTATTAGTGGATAGATTTGCGTATATATCATCCAAAACAATCACTTCGGTTTTCTTTCCTTCGTAGATACCGAAATTTTCTACGCTTTTCATCCGTTGCAAGCCAAAGCTTTTTTCTCTTTC
Encoded here:
- a CDS encoding TonB-dependent receptor; translated protein: MCIKKEIFWLALLCLTKISWCQKITLSGRIITENNEKIEQGYVLLKNSAYQTETDIQGNYKITNIPPGRYTVVAFALGKSVLEQEIYLQKDTIVYFTLKNLENEYDAITIQAEREKSFGLQRMKSVENFGIYEGKKTEVIVLDDIYANLSTNNPRQVYARITGLNVWESDQAGLQLGIGGRGLSPNRTANFNVRQNGYDISADALGYPEAYYTPPTEALERIEIIRGAASLQYGTQFGGMLNFRFKQPEKEKKLLATLRQSAGSWGFWNSFSSFSGTIQKFSYYTYYQFKRSDGYRPNSTFYSHNAFASLNYQLCTRLSFNLELTKMFYLAQQPGGLTDRAFQINPRQSFRERNWFSIDWNLASFNATYKINQNTQINVRNFGLFANRKAVGNLERINMIDFGKERTVIEGIFKNIGNETRLLHNYTLLQQKHTFLIGARMYRGSTKSKQGLGTAGKDPNFTYLNPDNLENSDYIFPSNNIAIFVENIFNISSKLSITPGLRWEYIHTLAQGYYKLYVKDGAGNILVEQKIYEKTERKRNFMLAGLGLSYKASTVAEFYANVSQNYRAINFSDLRINNPNLKVDPNIRDEKGYTADIGIRGSKNNFFFYELTLFYLYYQGKIGQVLRTDTILFNDYRLRTNVANAVNKGVEAFAELNILQLFNIQTWQCNIFTNFSFVDARYVGTQDKSIQNKKVEMVPPVVVRLGNTLRYKEIGASLQYAYTAQHFSDATNAIRTATAVEGLIPAYTVVDVSLFYQWKCLRAEFSINNLLNASYFTRRADAYPGPGIIPADGRAFYVTVQLTF